The genomic region AGAATGTTTGTTCCAATATCTACAATAATCGGATCTTTTATGAAGATCATGATCAACTCCCGCGGAAAGACAGCAAATAGCACAGTGAGAACTGAACTCAGGCTCAAAGTAATCAGTACTGAAGTGCGGATAGTCTCTTTCATGCGTTTGTAGTTTCTGGCTCCGTAAGTGTAGCCAACCAGAGCTTGAATACCGGTAGATATGCCGATGAAGGTGAATATTGGGATGCTAAACACTCGCGATGCCACACCCAATGAAGCTACATGATGATCCGAGTAAACTGAAGCAAGCCTGAAACTAATAGTATTGCCTATGCTGAGCATCACTTGCGAAATAGAGGCCGGCATTCCGATCAGGAGGATCTCTTTATAACAAGTCCATTTCAGTTTGACATGCTTAAAAGACAGCGGGACTAAACTCTTCTTTTGAAGATAGTAAGAAAGATAATACATCATGCCGCCTGCATTGCCAAGTACGGTAGCAATGGAGGCTCCGGTTACTCCCATCTTGAAGACGAAAATAAACAAAGGATCCAACACGATGTTCAAACCCGTGCCAATAAACAAACCGATCATAGCTTCTTTGGCTGCCCCCTCCGCGCGTAAAAGCTGAACCAGAGTGAATTTCAGTAAGATCACAGGGCTGCCGAGCAAGATATAGAGCATGTAGTTCTTGGCGTGAACCAGAATCTCCCCGCTGGCACCAACCATTTTGGAAAAAGTGGGAATAAACATGATTCCCACAACGCCCAGAACTACCGACATCACAGCCGAACTAAATACTGCGGTTGCTAGAGTATTCTTTGAAGACTCCAAGTCCTTTTTGCCTAAAAGCCGGGAAAGATAGCTGCCACCACCGATTCCGAATACTCCCGCCATGGCCATTTGTAAACTGAATAGAGGTAAGGATATCGATACTGCTGCAACTTGATAGGGATCGTTCAATTTTCCTATATAAAAGGTATCGGTTAGGTTATA from Candidatus Cloacimonadota bacterium harbors:
- a CDS encoding MATE family efflux transporter, with protein sequence MKENKLYVLESMPIPKAIMNLAIPSVLSMLVNILYNLTDTFYIGKLNDPYQVAAVSISLPLFSLQMAMAGVFGIGGGSYLSRLLGKKDLESSKNTLATAVFSSAVMSVVLGVVGIMFIPTFSKMVGASGEILVHAKNYMLYILLGSPVILLKFTLVQLLRAEGAAKEAMIGLFIGTGLNIVLDPLFIFVFKMGVTGASIATVLGNAGGMMYYLSYYLQKKSLVPLSFKHVKLKWTCYKEILLIGMPASISQVMLSIGNTISFRLASVYSDHHVASLGVASRVFSIPIFTFIGISTGIQALVGYTYGARNYKRMKETIRTSVLITLSLSSVLTVLFAVFPRELIMIFIKDPIIVDIGTNILKAYVFAIPTAAVGMIMMTSLQAMGKALPALLVSLSRQGIMYIPSILILNKLFEFNGLVFAMPLADLLATTLSTTMLIIILKKLKHHEAVISDPEPVLVANSQSTQIL